Proteins co-encoded in one Rhopalosiphum maidis isolate BTI-1 chromosome 2, ASM367621v3, whole genome shotgun sequence genomic window:
- the LOC113552627 gene encoding LOW QUALITY PROTEIN: zinc finger protein 431-like (The sequence of the model RefSeq protein was modified relative to this genomic sequence to represent the inferred CDS: inserted 1 base in 1 codon): MEKRTQINLEKFDSLIPINKNISVEAENNQQLINNDIYIKKEPENNTNYCTSDEETEHVNQCTSTIKIERDELNGYMFESIIEVIDTQLTEKNVHGANPIVNVNDDRSTIVNDCSTVSEQLHNEKNQYQCNICNKQFHDKYNLEVHKSFHANIKKFECTACGVQFLDLSDLKSHLISHIDHDIQLIENQFVQQECNSNLCNNITTLEGIKKSCHDSGVPIQNEIIIKITLGCSVVQIEQPNIENSLLTEVNSIDSRNSVDSDLNVINAVNSVALVHHESVNVAESFNASSGNSKEHKNDKVYECSKCSRLFYDRSSIINHLNPDKYHCTNCCKYIDILSSLKYPVSFKPGSPVYFECNECYNEFYTLKSFSKYKSAQSKKNNDRPYECGVCLKTHINCYHFAAHQRLHKGERPYRCYVCNKLFHARFNLEAHLFSHQNIKRFECSLCSKMFLKLKYLKIHTRSHYSFKHKCNICGKEFESLNSLQMHQNFHFKYKPHTCIKCGKSFSKLQSFTQHLKRHSDLKTFKCVMCDKSFRTYFDFICHKRESNGEKPYKCDICEDEFTQLIDWKKHRKTHHGNKMFECDKCHKKFVSKLSIRVHLKTHKEWKEHTCKVCNKKFANKHNLYVHEKIHKDFKQYVCNICKKSFISHRNFTRHLNQHTGVKPNQCNCEKTYSSVQSLNRCKKDNYTCDICNKSYSNPEELKVHKTTHEESTWKKYVCQLCDKAFSKPVLLRNHDLTHLNDKSHKXNICPKSFITQTALKLLKRQHTGEKPYNCKSCTKSYPQISSLVRHEARVHK, translated from the exons atggaGAAACgtacacaaataaatttagagAAATTTGATagtttaatacctataaataaaaatatttctgttgAAGCCGAAAACaatcaacaattaataaataatgatatttacattaaaaaagagCCAGAAAACAACACtaattattg TACTTCTGATGAAGAAACAGAACATGTTAACCAGTGCACaagtacaattaaaattgaaagagATGAACTTAACGGTTATATGTTTGAAAGTATAATAGAAGTAATTGACACCcaattaacagaaaaaaatgttcatggtGCTAATCCAATAGTAAATGTTAATGATGATCGTTCTACTATTGTTAATGATTGTTCAACTGTTAGTGAACAGTTACACAATGAAAAGAATCAATACCagtgtaatatatgtaataagcaATTTCATGACAAATATAACTTAGAAGTTCACAAATCATTTCATGCAAATATCAAGAAATTTGAATGTACTGCTTGTGGTGTgcaatttttggatttatcTGATCTTAAAAGTCATTTGATATCTCATATAGACCATGATATACAATTGattgaaaatcaatttgtCCAACAAGAatgtaatagtaatttatg taataatattaccacaCTTGAAGGAATAAAGAAAAGTTGTCACGACAGTGGAGTTCCTattcaaaatgaaataattatcaaaattacattGGGGTGTTCAGTTGTTCAAATTGAACAACCAAACATTGAAAATTCTTTATTAACTGAAGTTAATAGTATTGATTCAAGAAATAGTGTTGATTcagatttaaatgttataaatgcaGTTAATTCTGTTGCTCTAGTACATCATGAATCTGTTAATGTAGCTGAATCATTTAATGCAAGTTCAGGTAATTCAAAAgaacataaaaatgataaagttTATGAATGCTCAAAATGCAgtagattattttatgatcgttcaagtattataaatcatcTCAACCCTGATAAATATCATTGTACCAACTGTTGTAAGTACATTGATATTTTGTCTTCTTTGAAATATCCTGTTAGCTTTAAACCAGGATCACCagtatattttgaatgtaatGAATGTTACAATGAGTTTTATACACTCAAGAgctttagtaaatataaaagtgcacaaagtaaaaaaaataatgacaggCCATACGAGTGTGGTGTTTGTCTAAAAAcacatataaattgttatcacTTTGCTGCTCATCAACGGTTACATAAAGGTGAGAGACCATACCGGTGTTATGTTTGTAATAAACTTTTTCATGCCAGGTTTAATTTAGAAGCTCACTTGTTTTCGCACCAAAACATCAAAAGATTTGAGTGCTCTTTGTGCTCAAAAATGTTCCTTAAATTAAAGTATCTCAAAATTCATACAAGATCACATTATTCTTTCAAACATAAATGCAACATATGTGGTAAAGAATTTGAATCATTGAATTCTTTGCAAATGCATCAGAATttccattttaaatacaaaccacatacatgtattaaatgtggcaaatcattttcaaaacttcAATCTTTTACACAACATTTGAAAAGGCACagtgatttaaaaacattcaaatgtGTTATGTGTGATAAAAGTTTTAGaacttattttgattttatatgtcATAAAAGAGAATCTAATGGAGAAAAGCCTTACAAGTGTGATATTTGTGAAGATGAATTTACTCAATTAATCGATTGGAAAAAACACAGAAAAACACATCatggtaataaaatgtttgaatgcGACAAATGCCATAAAAAGTTTGTCAGTAAACTTAGTATAAgagtacatttaaaaacacacaaaGAATGGAAAGAACATACATGTaaagtatgtaataaaaaatttgcaaataaacataatttatatgtacatgaaaaaattcataaagattttaaacaatatgtttGTAACATATGTAAAAAGAGTTTTATTTCTCATCGTAATTTTACTCGTCATTTAAATCAACACACAGGTGTCAAGCCAAACCAGTGTAATTGCGAGAAAACATATTCATCAGTTCAATCTCTAAATAGATgcaaaaaagataattatacatgtgatatttgtaataaatcttATAGTAACCCTGAAGAACTCAAGGTTCACAAGACTACACATGAAGAATCTACGTGGAAGAAATATGTATGCCAATTATGTGACAAAGCATTTAGCAAACCTGTATTATTGAGAAATCATGATTTAACTCATCTGAATGATAAATCACACA TGAACATTTGCCCAAAGTCTTTTATAACTCAAACAGCTCTAAAACTTCTTAAAAGACAGCATACTGGTGAAAAACCATACAATTGCAAATCATGTACTAAGTCATACCCACAAATTAGTTCATTAGTTCGACACGAAGCTAGagtacacaaataa